A DNA window from Mycobacterium sp. IDR2000157661 contains the following coding sequences:
- a CDS encoding TetR/AcrR family transcriptional regulator has product MLISAAELMRERGAAGVTIDEVLVRSGAPRGSVYHHFPAGRNQILTEALQYAGDEITGVIDEAAAKGGRYLVHEFVVFWEELLLESDFTAGCPVVAAAIGAAGEEPRLTSVAGGIFSRWRDALTRAFVADGFDESGAAALAITCIAALEGAVVLCRATRAVAPLRDVAGQLEFLIKAREFVRRNGLSAH; this is encoded by the coding sequence ATGTTGATCAGCGCCGCCGAGCTGATGCGAGAACGCGGTGCCGCCGGCGTCACGATCGACGAGGTGCTGGTCCGCAGCGGCGCCCCTCGCGGATCGGTCTACCACCACTTCCCCGCCGGCCGGAACCAGATCCTGACCGAGGCCCTGCAGTACGCCGGCGACGAGATCACCGGCGTCATCGACGAAGCCGCGGCCAAGGGTGGCCGCTATCTGGTCCACGAATTCGTCGTGTTCTGGGAGGAACTTCTCCTCGAGAGCGACTTCACCGCCGGTTGCCCGGTGGTCGCGGCGGCCATCGGCGCCGCCGGCGAGGAGCCCCGTCTGACCTCCGTGGCCGGCGGCATCTTCAGCCGCTGGCGCGACGCGCTGACCCGCGCGTTCGTCGCTGACGGGTTCGACGAGTCGGGTGCCGCGGCGCTCGCGATCACCTGCATCGCCGCACTGGAGGGTGCCGTGGTGTTGTGCCGCGCCACCCGCGCGGTGGCGCCGCTGCGCGATGTCGCGGGACAACTCGAGTTCCTGATCAAGGCAAGGGAATTCGTTCGCCGCAACGGGTTGTCGGCGCACTAG
- a CDS encoding dihydrofolate reductase family protein, which translates to MATVYYTASSLDGYIVDEANSLDWLTSRDIDQTGPFNYDEFIATIGAVVMGSATYEWIAANHPGAWMYEQPSWVLTRRPGIIADAHPVRTFDGAVTELHPTLVAAASGKDVWVVGGGHVAAQFVSAGLVDEMIVSYAPCSLAGGSRVLPVRSEWTLVDSAVNRDFVCARWRKA; encoded by the coding sequence TTGGCAACCGTGTACTACACCGCGTCCAGCCTCGACGGCTACATCGTCGACGAGGCAAACAGCCTGGACTGGTTGACCTCCCGCGACATCGACCAGACCGGGCCGTTCAACTACGACGAGTTCATCGCGACCATCGGCGCGGTCGTGATGGGGTCGGCGACCTACGAGTGGATCGCCGCCAACCACCCGGGCGCTTGGATGTACGAGCAGCCGTCGTGGGTGCTGACGCGGCGGCCGGGCATCATCGCCGACGCGCATCCGGTGCGGACGTTCGACGGCGCCGTGACCGAATTGCATCCGACACTGGTGGCCGCCGCTTCGGGCAAGGATGTCTGGGTGGTCGGTGGCGGCCACGTCGCCGCTCAGTTCGTCTCCGCCGGACTCGTCGACGAAATGATCGTCAGCTACGCGCCGTGTTCATTGGCCGGTGGTTCGCGGGTGCTTCCGGTGCGCTCGGAGTGGACACTGGTGGACTCGGCGGTCAATCGCGACTTCGTATGCGCCCGTTGGCGCAAAGCCTGA
- a CDS encoding helix-turn-helix domain-containing protein: protein MGQEAGRDRLRELLDAVVAADNSAVGDMARSTFASEFHFSRQIRRLTGESPAAMRRRIMLERAAWRLHRGEPVAAVAADEGWSSAEVFSRAFRRTFGVPPSRAAEVPFRAAAPNGLHFHPPHSLWLDGAGDTKEPDISQLMVAHDVADTAYLIDRATELTDRRWNQALSPGQVVLDWDGPEPSVGAVLGAIVWTKQVWLATIEGRDLPDRAATQPESTSAGQLAVRHAEIGDRWTAMVSEYTAEGRLGDTVIDALCDPPESFQLYGIVAHVLTYAAHRRSLARAMLTRLGVDVRPGDPLEWMRGN from the coding sequence GTGGGTCAGGAAGCGGGCCGGGACCGGCTGCGGGAACTGCTCGACGCCGTGGTCGCCGCCGACAACTCGGCCGTCGGCGACATGGCGCGCAGCACGTTCGCATCGGAGTTCCACTTCTCCCGGCAGATCCGGCGCCTGACCGGCGAGTCCCCCGCCGCGATGCGGCGCCGCATCATGCTGGAACGCGCGGCGTGGCGCCTCCACCGGGGTGAACCCGTAGCGGCGGTGGCGGCCGACGAGGGATGGTCGTCGGCCGAGGTGTTCTCGCGCGCATTCCGCCGCACCTTCGGGGTGCCGCCCTCCCGGGCCGCCGAGGTGCCGTTTCGTGCGGCCGCGCCCAACGGGTTGCACTTCCATCCCCCGCACTCGCTGTGGCTTGACGGCGCCGGCGACACGAAGGAGCCCGACATCTCGCAACTGATGGTGGCGCACGACGTCGCCGACACCGCCTACCTCATCGACCGGGCCACCGAACTGACCGACCGGCGATGGAATCAGGCGCTCTCACCCGGACAGGTCGTGCTCGACTGGGACGGACCCGAGCCGAGCGTCGGAGCAGTGCTCGGCGCGATCGTGTGGACCAAGCAGGTGTGGCTGGCCACGATTGAAGGCAGAGACCTCCCCGATCGTGCAGCGACGCAACCGGAGTCGACGTCGGCTGGACAGCTGGCGGTCCGGCACGCCGAGATCGGCGACCGGTGGACCGCGATGGTCTCCGAGTACACCGCCGAGGGGCGCCTCGGTGACACGGTCATCGACGCGCTGTGTGATCCGCCGGAGTCGTTCCAGCTGTACGGCATCGTCGCGCACGTGCTCACCTATGCCGCGCACCGGCGCAGTCTGGCCCGCGCGATGCTGACCCGACTCGGTGTGGACGTGCGACCCGGTGATCCGCTGGAATGGATGAGAGGCAACTGA
- a CDS encoding crotonase/enoyl-CoA hydratase family protein codes for MTRVSDNTEPAVLVEQRDRILIITINRPQAKNAVNAEVSRGLADAMDRLDGEAGLSVGVLTGAGGSFSAGMDLKAFARGENVVVEGRGMGFTEKPPAKPLIAAVEGYCLAGGCELALATDLIVASKESAFGIPEVKRGLVAGGGGLLRLPQRIPEAIAMELALTGDNLSAARAHDLGLVNVLAEPGQALDAAIGLAQKITANGPLAVAATKRIIVESRNWSDDERWGKQMKILAPVFASNDAKEGAIAFAEKRAPKWTGS; via the coding sequence ATCACCCGCGTGAGTGACAACACCGAACCGGCCGTCCTGGTCGAACAGCGCGATCGCATCCTGATCATCACCATCAACCGGCCCCAGGCCAAGAACGCGGTCAACGCCGAGGTCAGCCGCGGCCTCGCCGACGCCATGGACCGCCTCGACGGCGAGGCCGGACTATCGGTCGGAGTGCTGACCGGCGCGGGCGGCTCGTTCAGCGCGGGCATGGACCTAAAGGCGTTCGCGCGCGGCGAGAACGTCGTGGTCGAGGGCCGCGGAATGGGGTTCACCGAGAAGCCGCCCGCCAAGCCGCTGATCGCCGCCGTGGAGGGTTACTGCCTGGCGGGCGGCTGCGAACTCGCGCTGGCCACCGACCTCATCGTGGCGTCAAAGGAATCGGCGTTCGGCATCCCCGAGGTCAAGCGTGGTCTGGTGGCAGGCGGTGGCGGCCTGCTGCGCCTGCCGCAGCGGATCCCGGAGGCGATCGCCATGGAGTTGGCGCTGACCGGTGACAACCTGTCGGCGGCGCGGGCCCACGATCTCGGCCTGGTCAACGTGCTCGCCGAGCCGGGTCAGGCGCTGGACGCCGCGATCGGGCTGGCGCAGAAGATCACCGCCAACGGTCCGCTGGCGGTGGCCGCCACCAAGCGGATCATCGTCGAGTCGCGCAACTGGAGTGACGACGAGCGGTGGGGCAAGCAGATGAAGATCCTGGCGCCGGTCTTCGCCAGTAACGACGCCAAGGAAGGCGCGATCGCGTTCGCCGAGAAGCGCGCGCCGAAGTGGACGGGCAGCTGA
- a CDS encoding protein kinase family protein, with the protein MATGDDGIIPGMTIAGRYRLLAPHGRRPLLRFWHALDVGTGRDVGLSLVDTAGELPVEFVHEILARTIRLRGLGKSGVAKVLDVLHTGAFGVVVSEWVCGGSLRQIADTRPAPATVATMMRSLAAAAEAAHRAGLVLSIDDPARLRVSDDGHVALAFPATLPESTSRSDLRGIGCALYAAMLREWPGPAAQPPEPAVVDPGIPFLISTTTAALLRDDGGIASAATLLTLLDQAGVESEAEESSCRIMAPLPPPLPGAYAGFRNFGPEEEREAARRIVIRGGLGAAAAIVLVAILALGSSLNGFLEANDDTVAMDADQLGLQPTQPAPEPPEPTKAVRGVGPGERVALTGAGVFSPDGSPDSPNDAGLAIDGKPDTAWATDRYYDADPFPKFKPGVGLVVSLREATSVNAVTVEQNSTGSMVQVRGSEGPDPKTLADTVELTPPIPVEPGTTRIPVSDARPMSRVVVWITKLGSSDGQNRAAIAEIGVHAASAPA; encoded by the coding sequence ATGGCGACAGGCGATGACGGAATCATTCCCGGGATGACGATCGCGGGGCGGTATCGGCTTCTCGCGCCCCACGGCCGCCGCCCGCTGTTGCGGTTCTGGCATGCCCTCGACGTCGGCACCGGACGGGACGTGGGTCTGAGCCTGGTCGACACCGCGGGCGAGCTGCCGGTGGAATTCGTGCACGAGATACTGGCCCGCACCATCCGGCTGCGCGGCCTGGGCAAGTCGGGTGTCGCGAAGGTGCTCGACGTGCTGCACACCGGTGCGTTCGGGGTGGTGGTGTCCGAGTGGGTCTGCGGCGGCAGCCTGCGCCAGATCGCTGACACCCGGCCTGCGCCCGCGACGGTGGCGACCATGATGCGGTCGCTGGCCGCAGCGGCCGAGGCGGCGCACCGCGCGGGGCTGGTGCTGTCGATCGACGATCCGGCGCGGTTGCGGGTCAGCGACGACGGGCACGTGGCGCTGGCCTTTCCGGCCACGCTGCCCGAGAGCACGTCCCGCTCCGATCTGCGCGGCATCGGATGTGCGTTGTACGCCGCGATGCTGCGTGAGTGGCCGGGGCCGGCCGCGCAGCCGCCCGAGCCGGCCGTCGTCGACCCCGGGATCCCGTTCCTGATCTCGACCACGACCGCCGCGCTGCTGCGTGACGACGGAGGAATCGCCAGTGCCGCAACACTTCTGACGCTGCTGGATCAGGCGGGTGTCGAGTCCGAGGCCGAGGAGTCCAGCTGCCGGATCATGGCGCCGCTGCCGCCGCCACTCCCAGGTGCCTACGCGGGTTTTCGCAACTTCGGGCCCGAGGAGGAGCGGGAGGCGGCCCGTCGCATCGTCATTCGCGGGGGACTGGGTGCCGCTGCGGCGATCGTGCTGGTGGCGATCCTGGCGCTCGGTTCGTCGCTCAACGGGTTCCTCGAAGCCAACGACGACACCGTCGCCATGGACGCCGATCAGCTAGGGCTGCAGCCCACGCAGCCGGCGCCCGAGCCGCCCGAGCCGACGAAAGCGGTCCGCGGAGTAGGCCCCGGCGAACGGGTGGCGCTGACGGGGGCGGGGGTCTTCTCGCCCGACGGTTCGCCGGACAGTCCCAACGATGCGGGGTTGGCGATCGACGGTAAGCCCGATACCGCGTGGGCCACCGACCGCTACTACGACGCTGATCCGTTCCCCAAGTTCAAACCGGGTGTCGGACTGGTGGTCTCGTTGCGCGAAGCGACATCGGTCAACGCCGTCACCGTGGAGCAGAACAGCACCGGTTCGATGGTTCAGGTGCGCGGCAGCGAAGGCCCCGATCCGAAGACGCTCGCCGACACCGTGGAGCTGACCCCGCCCATCCCCGTGGAACCCGGAACTACCCGGATTCCCGTTTCGGACGCGCGGCCGATGTCCCGGGTGGTGGTCTGGATAACGAAGCTCGGCTCCTCCGACGGTCAGAACCGCGCGGCGATCGCTGAGATCGGCGTGCACGCCGCGTCGGCACCCGCGTAG
- a CDS encoding lysophospholipid acyltransferase family protein, which translates to MATTDAEPSQLTKWDPGLTERFMAVTRPILKRYFRSEVRGLENLPAGGALLVSNHSGGILPMDVPILAADFYEHHGYDRPLYTLSHDMLMIGPTGEFFRKIGYISANHRNADDALRSGGLVVVFPGGDYDVYRPTFSENVIDFGGRTGYVKAALNAGVPIVPTVGIGGQETQIFLSRGTWLAKRLGPIARLARAKIVPISFGFPFGLSLVVPPNIPLPSKIVMRVLPPIDIVEEFGTDPDIDEVDSHVRRVMQRALDELAAERRLPVLG; encoded by the coding sequence ATGGCCACCACCGACGCCGAACCGTCGCAGCTCACCAAGTGGGATCCCGGCCTCACCGAGCGCTTCATGGCCGTCACCCGGCCGATCCTCAAGCGCTACTTCCGCTCCGAGGTACGCGGCCTGGAGAACCTGCCTGCGGGCGGGGCCCTGCTGGTGTCCAACCATTCCGGCGGCATACTGCCGATGGACGTGCCGATCCTGGCCGCTGACTTCTACGAGCATCACGGGTACGACCGTCCGCTGTACACGCTGAGCCACGACATGCTGATGATCGGCCCGACGGGCGAGTTCTTCCGCAAGATCGGCTACATCAGCGCCAACCATCGCAACGCCGACGACGCGCTGCGCTCCGGCGGACTGGTGGTGGTGTTCCCCGGCGGCGACTATGACGTCTACCGCCCGACGTTCTCCGAGAACGTGATCGATTTCGGTGGGCGCACCGGTTACGTGAAGGCCGCGCTCAACGCCGGCGTGCCGATCGTCCCGACCGTCGGCATCGGCGGACAGGAAACCCAGATCTTCCTGTCACGGGGCACCTGGCTGGCCAAGCGACTCGGCCCGATCGCCCGGTTGGCCCGTGCCAAGATCGTGCCGATCTCGTTCGGCTTCCCCTTCGGCCTGTCGCTGGTGGTGCCGCCCAACATCCCGCTGCCGTCGAAGATCGTCATGCGTGTTCTACCGCCGATCGACATCGTCGAGGAGTTCGGCACGGACCCCGACATCGACGAGGTCGATTCCCACGTGCGCCGGGTGATGCAGCGTGCGCTCGACGAGCTGGCCGCCGAGCGCCGCCTCCCGGTGCTCGGCTAG
- a CDS encoding alpha/beta hydrolase: protein MTAKNRRHRRRRRYPLLRAAAELLNAANGVQPLGREGYVTLPAFAFGWPTTEAAPLYLAGSVLDAVRRGLRGDFRGARGRLALAMTAIAWALLGLIMFRNVTSRPYFEEPLRAVLGDDYEEIAARSQPARRRRLVGIPPNELVRRRYVERAGTVQYGPHDRMNRADIWRRADLPRNGKAPVLLQVPGGAWAIGMRRPQAYPLLSHLAERGWVCVSIDYRVSPRHTWPAHIVDVKRALAWVKENIADYGGDPDFVAITGGSAGGHLSSLAALTADDPQWQPGFEDVDTSVVAAVPIYGRYDWVSGRGAGRKEFIGFLQRFVVKKPIAEHKQVYVDASSIMRVRPDAPPFFILHGQDDSIIPVREGREFAEALAKVSESTVVYAEIPHAQHAFDFYGSPRAHYTAQSVETFLSWVDAKRHSSYRG from the coding sequence ATGACCGCTAAGAACAGGCGCCACCGCCGCCGCCGCCGTTACCCGCTGCTGCGTGCGGCGGCGGAACTGCTCAACGCCGCCAACGGTGTGCAACCGCTGGGCCGCGAGGGATACGTCACGCTGCCCGCCTTCGCCTTCGGCTGGCCCACGACCGAAGCCGCACCCCTGTACCTGGCTGGCTCGGTCCTCGACGCCGTGCGACGCGGCTTGCGTGGTGACTTCCGCGGCGCGCGCGGCCGACTCGCGCTGGCGATGACGGCGATCGCATGGGCCCTGTTGGGCCTCATCATGTTTCGCAATGTGACGTCGCGGCCCTATTTCGAGGAGCCGCTGCGCGCGGTGCTGGGTGACGACTACGAGGAGATCGCGGCCAGGTCGCAGCCCGCGCGGCGTCGCCGACTGGTCGGTATCCCGCCCAACGAACTCGTGCGACGCCGCTACGTCGAGCGTGCCGGCACCGTGCAGTACGGGCCGCACGACCGGATGAACCGTGCCGACATCTGGCGTCGCGCCGATCTCCCCCGCAACGGCAAAGCGCCTGTGCTGCTGCAGGTTCCCGGCGGGGCCTGGGCGATCGGCATGCGGCGGCCGCAGGCCTATCCGCTGTTGAGTCACCTGGCCGAGCGAGGCTGGGTGTGCGTGTCGATCGACTACCGGGTCAGCCCCCGGCACACCTGGCCCGCCCATATCGTCGACGTCAAACGCGCGCTGGCCTGGGTAAAGGAGAACATCGCCGACTACGGCGGCGACCCGGATTTCGTTGCCATCACCGGTGGTTCGGCCGGCGGGCACCTGTCTTCGCTTGCGGCGCTCACGGCCGACGACCCGCAGTGGCAGCCCGGATTCGAGGACGTCGACACGTCCGTCGTCGCCGCGGTGCCGATCTATGGCCGTTACGACTGGGTCTCAGGCAGGGGGGCCGGTCGCAAGGAATTCATCGGGTTCCTGCAGAGATTCGTGGTGAAGAAGCCCATCGCCGAGCACAAGCAGGTTTACGTCGACGCCTCGTCGATCATGCGGGTACGGCCCGACGCGCCACCGTTTTTCATCCTGCACGGCCAGGACGACTCGATCATCCCGGTCCGGGAGGGGCGCGAATTCGCCGAGGCGCTTGCCAAGGTGTCGGAGTCCACCGTCGTGTATGCGGAGATCCCCCACGCTCAGCACGCATTCGACTTCTACGGCTCCCCGCGGGCGCACTACACCGCGCAGTCGGTCGAGACGTTCCTGTCCTGGGTTGATGCCAAGCGGCACAGCTCATACCGCGGCTAA
- a CDS encoding WS/DGAT/MGAT family O-acyltransferase, whose amino-acid sequence MKRLSGWDAVLLYSETPTVHMHTLKLAVIDLSELGDRQFGIDEFRRVIHGRLYKLDPFRYELVDIPFKFHHPMWRENCEVDLEYHVRPYRVDSPGGRRELDEAVGRIASTPLDRSRPLWEMYFIEGLAGGRIAVLGKIHHALADGVASANLLARGMDLQAGRQADRDSYATDPAPGRAELVRTAFTDHMRQIGRLPGVMRYTAQGIQRVRKSTRKLSPELTRPFTPPPSFMNHRVDAQRRFATATLALADVKETAKHLAVTINDMVLAISAGALRKLSLKYDGHADHPLLASVPVSFDFSPDRISGNFFTGVMMVVPIQLDDPLERVRAVHDAAMDAKETHHLMGPELVSRWSAYFPPAPAERLFHWLADKDGQNKVLNLPISNVPGPREHGRVGGALVTEIYSVGPLTTGSGLNITVWSYVDQLNISVLSDGATLADPHELTDAMVESFAETRGAAGLSQELTAVDGVMA is encoded by the coding sequence GTGAAGAGGCTCAGCGGCTGGGACGCCGTGCTGTTGTACAGCGAGACGCCGACGGTGCACATGCACACCCTCAAGCTGGCGGTGATCGACCTTTCTGAGCTGGGCGACCGTCAGTTCGGCATCGACGAGTTCCGCCGGGTCATCCACGGCAGGCTCTACAAGCTCGACCCGTTCCGCTATGAACTGGTCGACATCCCGTTCAAGTTCCATCATCCGATGTGGCGAGAGAACTGCGAGGTCGACCTCGAGTATCACGTGCGCCCGTACCGGGTCGACAGTCCCGGCGGCCGCAGGGAGCTCGACGAGGCGGTCGGCCGGATAGCCAGCACGCCCCTGGACCGCAGCAGGCCGCTGTGGGAGATGTACTTCATCGAGGGGCTGGCGGGAGGCCGGATCGCCGTGCTCGGCAAGATCCACCATGCGCTGGCCGACGGGGTGGCCTCGGCCAACCTGCTGGCGCGCGGCATGGACCTGCAGGCCGGACGGCAAGCCGACCGTGACTCGTACGCAACCGATCCCGCGCCGGGTAGGGCCGAGCTGGTGCGGACGGCCTTCACCGACCACATGCGCCAGATCGGCCGGTTGCCGGGGGTGATGCGTTACACCGCGCAAGGCATCCAGCGGGTGCGCAAGAGCACCAGGAAGCTCTCCCCAGAGCTCACCAGGCCGTTCACCCCGCCGCCGTCGTTCATGAACCACCGCGTCGACGCACAACGCAGGTTCGCCACCGCGACCCTGGCGCTCGCCGACGTCAAGGAGACGGCCAAGCATCTCGCAGTCACCATAAACGACATGGTTCTGGCGATCTCGGCGGGCGCGCTGCGAAAGCTCTCGCTGAAGTACGACGGACATGCGGACCATCCGCTGCTGGCCTCTGTCCCAGTCAGTTTCGACTTCTCGCCGGACCGCATATCGGGCAATTTCTTCACCGGCGTCATGATGGTGGTGCCTATTCAACTCGACGACCCGCTGGAGCGGGTGCGCGCGGTGCACGATGCCGCGATGGACGCCAAGGAGACCCACCACCTGATGGGGCCGGAGTTGGTGAGCAGGTGGTCGGCGTACTTCCCGCCCGCGCCCGCCGAACGGCTGTTCCATTGGCTCGCCGACAAGGACGGCCAGAACAAGGTGCTCAACCTCCCGATCTCGAACGTGCCGGGGCCGCGCGAACACGGCCGGGTCGGCGGCGCGCTCGTCACCGAGATCTATTCCGTGGGACCGCTCACCACCGGCAGTGGCCTCAACATCACTGTGTGGAGCTACGTCGACCAGCTCAACATCTCGGTGCTCTCCGACGGCGCCACGCTCGCCGACCCCCATGAGTTGACCGACGCGATGGTCGAGTCGTTCGCCGAAACCCGTGGTGCCGCGGGGCTTTCCCAAGAGCTGACAGCTGTGGACGGCGTGATGGCTTAG
- a CDS encoding alpha/beta hydrolase, with translation MAERPEPRYPGPTFWTRARWLLNAGPSDYMLAMSIASAQLPLIGKHLEPLGAATAMSVWGYRHLPDFFSATAKSWFGPDNAELKRSERNCTNAVTEAALRGVVNAKDLAIDWPAPQSAPPLWNMREHRRSVYRTSVQYGPRPSQLLDVWRPKELPSEPAPVLIFVPGGAWVHGSRLLQGYALMSHLAQKGWVCLSIDYRVAPHHRWPAHITDVKTAIAWARANVDKFGGDRHFVTIAGTSAGGHLSALAGLTQNDPELQAELPEGSDTSVDAVVPIYGRYCWEDRSTVERVRFVDFLERVVVKRKLADHPELFRKASPIARVHRDAPPFLVIHGTGDSVIPVAQARTFVERLRGVSRSAVSYIELPGAGHAFDMVDGARTGSMATAIGLFLNQVHRNRALIGAKEVI, from the coding sequence ATGGCGGAACGACCGGAACCCCGGTACCCCGGGCCGACCTTCTGGACGCGTGCGCGGTGGTTGCTGAACGCCGGCCCGTCGGACTACATGCTGGCGATGAGCATCGCCTCCGCGCAGTTGCCGCTGATCGGCAAACACCTTGAGCCGCTTGGCGCCGCTACGGCGATGAGTGTGTGGGGTTACCGGCATCTGCCCGACTTCTTCAGCGCCACCGCGAAGTCCTGGTTCGGACCCGACAACGCCGAGCTGAAGCGGTCCGAGCGCAACTGCACCAACGCCGTCACGGAGGCCGCACTGCGCGGCGTCGTCAATGCCAAGGATCTCGCGATCGACTGGCCGGCGCCGCAGTCCGCGCCGCCGTTGTGGAACATGCGTGAGCACCGGCGCAGCGTGTACCGGACGTCGGTGCAGTACGGCCCGCGGCCCTCCCAGCTGCTGGACGTGTGGCGGCCCAAGGAGTTGCCGTCGGAGCCCGCGCCGGTGCTGATCTTCGTCCCCGGCGGAGCGTGGGTGCACGGCAGCCGGCTCCTGCAGGGCTACGCGCTGATGTCGCACCTGGCCCAGAAGGGCTGGGTGTGCCTGTCCATCGACTACCGCGTGGCCCCGCATCACCGATGGCCGGCCCACATCACCGATGTCAAGACCGCGATCGCCTGGGCGCGGGCCAACGTGGACAAGTTCGGTGGCGACCGTCACTTCGTCACGATCGCCGGCACGTCGGCGGGCGGCCACCTCTCGGCGCTGGCCGGTCTCACGCAGAACGACCCGGAGTTGCAGGCCGAACTGCCGGAGGGCTCGGACACGTCCGTGGACGCGGTGGTGCCGATCTACGGGCGCTACTGCTGGGAGGACCGCTCCACCGTCGAGCGGGTGCGGTTCGTCGACTTCCTCGAACGGGTGGTGGTCAAGCGCAAGCTCGCCGATCACCCGGAGTTGTTCCGCAAGGCCTCGCCGATCGCCCGGGTGCATCGCGACGCCCCGCCGTTCCTGGTCATCCACGGCACGGGAGACAGCGTCATCCCGGTCGCGCAGGCCCGCACGTTCGTCGAGCGACTGCGCGGCGTCTCGCGTTCGGCGGTGAGCTACATCGAACTGCCCGGCGCCGGCCATGCGTTCGACATGGTCGACGGGGCGAGGACGGGGTCGATGGCGACGGCAATCGGGCTGTTCCTCAACCAGGTTCACCGAAACCGAGCTCTGATCGGCGCCAAAGAGGTTATATAG